The Oncorhynchus masou masou isolate Uvic2021 chromosome 6, UVic_Omas_1.1, whole genome shotgun sequence genome has a window encoding:
- the LOC135542351 gene encoding CMP-N-acetylneuraminate-beta-galactosamide-alpha-2,3-sialyltransferase 2-like, producing MLFKRKLCLFSLFGGILFVMITIQKNNILSMTLMETHATSRTVPGPAVNQTWATPSAMVLSPDRICECPSCIADMKVSVWFAQHYDPQQQPFLTDRDDNMDPLALKWWLALQRSTDERTIYEVIQKMFQVIAPPPRDVQPKQAQCRKCAVVGNSGNVLGSQYGSLIDSHNSVIRMNKATTLGFEADVGNRTTHHFMYPESAVDIGPGVHLVLLPFKLRDLQWVASALSTGEIKTTYMRVKDRVQADKDKVMVINPAFFKYTHDRWTERHGRYPSTGMLAIIFALHICDEVSVFGYGADQHGNWHHYWEENKYGGAFRKTGVHHADFETEVIQKLDTEGKIKLHRR from the exons ATGCTTTTCAAGAGGAAGTTGTGCTTGTTTTCTCTGTTTGGTGGGATTCTCTTTGTCATGATCACCATTCAGAAGAACAACATCCTGTCTATGACTTTGATGGAGACCCATGCCACCTCCAGGACTGTGCCAGGGCCCGCTGTTAACCAAACATGGGCAACACCCAGTGCCATGGTGCTCAGTCCAGACAGGATATGTGAGTGCCCATCCTGCATAGCGGACATGAAGGTTTCTGTATGGTTCGCTCAGCACTATGACCCCCAGCAGCAGcccttcctcacagacagagacgACAACATGGACCCCCTGGCCCTGAAGTGGTGGCTG GCTTTGCAGCGGTCCACCGATGAGCGTACGATATACGAGGTGATCCAGAAAATGTTCCAGGTCATCGCTCCCCCCCCCAGGGATGTCCAACCCAAACAAGCTCAATGCAGGAAGTGTGCAGTGGTGGGGAACTCAGGAAACGTGCTGGGCTCTCAATATGGCTCCTTGATAGACTCCCATAACAGTGTCATAAG AATGAATAAAGCCACCACATTAGGGTTCGAGGCGGACGTGGGCAACAGAACGACACACCACTTCATGTACCCTGAGAGTGCAGTGGACATCGGCCCTGGGGTCCACCTCGTCCTGCTGCCCTTTAAACTCCGCGATCTACAGTGGGTAGCCAGCGCCCTGTCGACGGGAGAGATCAAAAC GACATACATGAGGGTGAAAGATCGAGTACAGGCTGACAAGGATAAG GTAATGGTGATAAATCCAGCATTCTTTAAGTACACCCATGACCGGTGGACAGAGCGCCATGGCAGATACCCATCCACGGGCATGCTGGCCATAATATTTGCCCTGCACATCTGCGATGAG GTGTCGGTATTTGGCTATGGAGCCGATCAACATGGGAACTGGCATCACTACTGGGAGGAAAACAAGTACGGCGGCGCGTTTAGGAAAACCGGAGTCCACCATGCTGATTTTGAGACGGAGGTTATCCAAAAGCTTGACACAGAGGGCAAAATTAAGCTGCACAGGAGATGA